A stretch of Streptomyces vietnamensis DNA encodes these proteins:
- a CDS encoding acetate kinase: MTTPTRVLVLNSGSSSVKYQLLDMKDDSRLAQGLVERIGEETSRLVHTPLQGGGGEKREKTGPIADHAAALKAVAEELAADGLGLDSPELAAIGHRVVHGGLRFTEPTVVDDEVLAEIERLVPVAPLHNPANLLGIRTAMTLRPDLPQVAVFDTAFHTTMPESAARYAIDVETADKHRIRRYGFHGTSHAYVSRETARLLGKEPEEVNVIVLHLGNGASASAVRGGRCVDTSMGLTPLEGLVMGTRSGDIDPAVTFHLKRVAGMSADEIDVLLNKKSGLVGLCGDNDMREIRRRIDEGDERAALAFDIYVHRLKKYIGAYYAVLGRVDAVAFTAGVGENAAPVRAAAIAGLEELGLAVDADLNSVRSDEARIISPVYARVAVAVVPTDEELEIAQQSYALVTGKVNA; the protein is encoded by the coding sequence ATGACGACCCCCACCCGTGTACTGGTCCTCAACTCCGGTTCCTCGTCGGTGAAGTACCAGCTGCTCGACATGAAGGACGACAGCCGGCTCGCGCAGGGCCTGGTCGAGCGGATCGGCGAGGAGACCTCCCGGCTCGTGCACACCCCGCTGCAGGGCGGGGGCGGCGAGAAGCGCGAGAAGACCGGGCCGATCGCCGACCACGCGGCCGCGCTGAAGGCGGTCGCCGAGGAGCTGGCGGCGGACGGTCTGGGCCTGGACTCCCCCGAGCTGGCGGCGATCGGCCACCGGGTGGTGCACGGCGGGCTCCGGTTCACCGAGCCGACGGTCGTCGACGACGAGGTGCTCGCGGAGATCGAGCGGCTCGTGCCGGTGGCGCCGCTGCACAACCCGGCGAACCTCCTCGGCATCCGTACGGCGATGACGCTGCGCCCGGACCTGCCGCAGGTGGCGGTCTTCGACACCGCCTTCCACACCACGATGCCGGAGTCGGCGGCGCGGTACGCGATCGACGTGGAGACCGCCGACAAGCACCGGATCCGCCGGTACGGCTTCCACGGCACCTCGCACGCGTACGTCTCGCGGGAGACCGCGCGGCTGCTCGGGAAGGAGCCGGAGGAGGTGAACGTGATCGTGCTGCACCTGGGGAACGGCGCCTCCGCCTCGGCGGTGCGGGGCGGCCGGTGCGTGGACACCTCGATGGGTCTGACTCCCCTGGAGGGCCTGGTCATGGGCACCCGCTCGGGCGACATCGACCCGGCGGTGACCTTCCACCTGAAGCGGGTGGCGGGCATGTCGGCGGACGAGATCGACGTACTGCTGAACAAGAAGTCCGGTCTGGTGGGGCTCTGCGGCGACAACGACATGCGGGAGATCCGCCGGCGGATCGACGAGGGCGACGAGCGGGCGGCGCTCGCCTTCGACATCTACGTCCACCGCCTGAAGAAGTACATCGGCGCGTACTACGCGGTGCTCGGCCGGGTGGACGCGGTGGCGTTCACGGCCGGGGTCGGCGAGAACGCCGCGCCGGTGCGGGCGGCCGCGATCGCGGGCCTGGAGGAGCTGGGGCTCGCGGTGGACGCGGATCTGAACTCCGTACGGTCCGACGAGGCCCGGATCATCTCGCCGGTGTACGCGCGGGTGGCGGTCGCCGTGGTGCCGACGGACGAGGAGCTGGAAATCGCTCAGCAGAGCTACGCACTGGTGACCGGAAAAGTGAACGCCTGA
- the pta gene encoding phosphate acetyltransferase — protein sequence MTRSVYVTGIDRGDGRQVVELGVMELLTRQVDRVGVFRPLVHHRPDRLFDLLRARYRLTQDPSTVYGMDYHEASALQAERGTDELVSRLVDRFHAVARDYEVVLVLGTDFAATQLPDELALNARLANEFGASVIPVVGGKGQPAESVRAEARNAFRAYDGLGCDVLAMVVNRVAGEDREAIAERLATRLPVPCYVLPDEPALAAPTVAQITHALGASVVLGDDAGLARDALGFVFGGATLPNVLKALTPGCLVVTPGDRADLVVGALAAHSAGTPPIAGVLLTLNERPGEEILTLASRLAPGTPVISVPETSFPTAAELFSLEGKLSAATPRKAETALGLFERNVDTADLLKRVSVARSGRVTPMMFEHELLEQARADRRRVVLPEGTEERVLRAADVLVRRGVCDLTLLGDVEAIRKKAADLSVNLGDTQLIDPQTSELRDAFAEKYAALRAHKGVTVELAYDVVSDVNYFGTLMVQEGLADGMVSGSVHSTAATIRPAFEIIKTKPDASIVSSVFFMCLADKVLVYGDCAVNPDPDAEQLADIAAQSAATAARFGVEPRIAMLSYSTGTSGSGADVDKVREATKLVREAHPELRIEGPIQYDAAVEPSVAATKLPGSEVAGQATVLIFPDLNTGNNTYKAVQRSAGAVAVGPVLQGLRKPVNDLSRGALVSDIVNTVAITAIQSQVPSQGQELPA from the coding sequence GTGACGCGCAGCGTGTACGTGACCGGGATCGACCGCGGTGACGGCCGCCAGGTCGTCGAGCTGGGAGTCATGGAGCTCCTCACCCGCCAGGTGGACCGGGTGGGGGTGTTCCGGCCCCTCGTGCACCACCGTCCCGACCGGCTCTTCGACCTGCTGCGCGCCCGCTACCGGCTCACCCAGGACCCGTCGACGGTCTACGGCATGGACTATCACGAGGCCTCCGCGCTCCAGGCCGAGCGGGGCACCGACGAGCTGGTGTCCCGGCTCGTCGACCGCTTCCACGCCGTCGCCCGCGACTACGAGGTCGTCCTCGTCCTGGGCACCGACTTCGCCGCCACCCAGCTCCCCGACGAGCTGGCGCTCAACGCGCGCCTCGCCAACGAGTTCGGCGCCTCCGTCATCCCGGTGGTCGGCGGCAAGGGCCAGCCCGCCGAGTCCGTACGGGCCGAGGCGCGCAACGCCTTCCGGGCGTACGACGGGCTCGGCTGCGACGTGCTCGCGATGGTCGTCAACCGGGTGGCCGGCGAGGACCGCGAGGCCATCGCCGAGCGGCTCGCGACCCGGCTCCCCGTGCCCTGCTACGTCCTGCCCGACGAGCCGGCGCTCGCCGCGCCCACGGTCGCCCAGATCACCCACGCCCTCGGCGCCTCCGTCGTCCTCGGCGACGACGCGGGGCTCGCCCGTGACGCGCTCGGCTTCGTCTTCGGCGGCGCGACGCTGCCGAACGTCCTCAAGGCGCTGACCCCGGGCTGTCTCGTCGTCACCCCCGGGGACCGGGCCGACCTCGTCGTCGGCGCGCTCGCCGCGCACTCGGCCGGCACCCCGCCGATCGCCGGCGTGCTGCTCACCCTGAACGAGCGGCCCGGCGAGGAGATCCTGACCCTGGCCTCCCGGCTCGCGCCCGGCACGCCGGTCATCTCCGTACCCGAGACCAGCTTCCCCACGGCGGCCGAGCTCTTCTCCCTCGAGGGCAAGCTGAGCGCGGCGACCCCCAGGAAGGCGGAGACCGCCCTCGGCCTCTTCGAGCGGAACGTGGACACCGCCGACCTCCTCAAGCGGGTCTCGGTCGCGCGCAGCGGCCGGGTCACCCCGATGATGTTCGAGCACGAGCTGCTCGAACAGGCGCGGGCCGACCGGCGCCGGGTGGTGCTGCCGGAGGGCACGGAGGAGCGGGTGCTGCGCGCCGCGGACGTGCTGGTCCGCCGTGGCGTCTGCGACCTGACGCTGCTCGGCGACGTGGAGGCCATCCGCAAGAAGGCCGCCGACCTGAGCGTGAACCTGGGCGACACGCAGCTGATCGACCCGCAGACCTCGGAGCTGCGCGACGCGTTCGCGGAGAAGTACGCGGCGCTGCGGGCCCACAAGGGCGTCACCGTCGAGCTGGCGTACGACGTCGTCTCGGACGTGAACTACTTCGGCACCCTCATGGTCCAGGAGGGCCTGGCCGACGGGATGGTGTCGGGATCCGTGCACTCCACGGCGGCGACCATCCGGCCCGCCTTCGAGATCATCAAGACGAAGCCGGACGCCTCGATCGTCTCCTCGGTGTTCTTCATGTGCCTCGCCGACAAGGTCCTCGTGTACGGCGACTGCGCGGTCAACCCGGACCCGGACGCCGAGCAGCTCGCCGACATCGCCGCCCAGTCGGCGGCGACCGCGGCCCGCTTCGGCGTGGAGCCGCGGATCGCGATGCTCTCGTACTCCACCGGCACCTCGGGCTCCGGCGCCGACGTCGACAAGGTGCGGGAGGCGACGAAGCTGGTCCGCGAGGCGCATCCGGAGCTGCGGATCGAGGGCCCGATCCAGTACGACGCGGCCGTCGAGCCCTCCGTCGCGGCGACGAAGCTGCCGGGTTCGGAGGTGGCGGGCCAGGCGACCGTGCTGATCTTCCCGGACCTCAACACCGGCAACAACACCTACAAGGCCGTGCAGCGTTCGGCCGGCGCCGTGGCCGTCGGCCCGGTGCTCCAGGGCCTGCGCAAGCCCGTGAACGACCTCTCGCGCGGCGCGCTCGTCAGCGACATCGTCAACACGGTCGCCATCACGGCGATCCAGTCCCAGGTCCCCTCGCAGGGTCAGGAGCTCCCGGCATGA
- a CDS encoding ATP-dependent 6-phosphofructokinase: MRIGVLTAGGDCPGLNAVIRSVVHRAVTHYGDEVIGFEDGYAGLLDGRYRRLDLDAVSGILARGGTILGSSRLERDRFRAACDNAKELIEKSGFDALVPIGGEGTLTAARMLHEAGVPVVGVPKTIDNDISSTDRTFGFDTAVGVATEAMDRLKTTAESHQRVMVVEVMGRHAGWIALESGMAGGAHGICLPERPFDPADLVKMVEERFSRGKKFAVICVAEGAHPAAGTMDYDKGEIDQFGHERFQGIGTALAYELERRLGKEARPVILGHVQRGGTPTAYDRVLATRFGWHAVEAVHRGDFGRMTALRGTNVEMVPLADAVTQLKTVPEDRMREAESVF, translated from the coding sequence ATGCGCATCGGAGTTCTCACCGCAGGCGGCGACTGCCCCGGCCTGAACGCAGTGATCCGGTCGGTCGTGCACCGGGCGGTCACCCACTACGGCGACGAGGTCATCGGCTTCGAGGACGGCTACGCGGGCCTGCTCGACGGCCGCTACCGCCGCCTCGACCTCGACGCCGTCAGCGGCATCCTCGCCCGCGGCGGCACCATCCTCGGCTCCTCCCGCCTGGAGCGCGACCGCTTCCGCGCGGCCTGCGACAACGCCAAGGAGCTCATCGAGAAGAGCGGCTTCGACGCGCTCGTCCCGATCGGCGGCGAGGGCACCCTCACCGCCGCCCGGATGCTCCACGAGGCCGGCGTGCCGGTCGTCGGCGTCCCCAAGACCATCGACAACGACATCTCCTCCACCGACCGCACCTTCGGCTTCGACACCGCCGTCGGCGTCGCCACCGAGGCCATGGACCGGCTCAAGACCACCGCCGAGTCCCACCAGCGGGTGATGGTCGTCGAGGTGATGGGCCGGCACGCCGGCTGGATCGCCCTGGAGTCCGGCATGGCCGGCGGCGCCCACGGCATCTGCCTGCCCGAGCGGCCCTTCGACCCGGCCGACCTGGTCAAGATGGTCGAGGAGCGCTTCTCCCGCGGCAAGAAGTTCGCCGTCATCTGCGTCGCCGAGGGCGCCCACCCCGCCGCGGGCACGATGGACTACGACAAGGGCGAGATCGACCAGTTCGGCCACGAGCGCTTCCAGGGCATCGGCACGGCCCTCGCGTACGAACTGGAGCGCCGCCTCGGCAAGGAGGCCCGCCCCGTCATCCTCGGCCACGTCCAGCGCGGCGGCACGCCGACCGCGTACGACCGGGTGCTCGCCACCCGCTTCGGCTGGCACGCGGTGGAGGCCGTGCACCGCGGCGACTTCGGCCGGATGACGGCGCTGCGCGGCACGAACGTCGAGATGGTGCCGCTGGCGGATGCCGTGACCCAGCTGAAGACGGTCCCGGAGGACCGCATGCGCGAGGCGGAGTCGGTCTTCTAG
- a CDS encoding RICIN domain-containing protein: MTPGEHVPDPREAPSPAEDPGEPPAWPAAPEEPAPGEARPGPRSRIRRGLVSAIALAGLVLAGATVVGFLKDGRAGHPPRTPTAPAAGDVRIRVAGTEYCLGERRGTRTGQVHQLPCAAAGLPRYSLAELGGGRWRIVSDHPDSGPGCSGIASGGRIPGAAYEDSGCGDPTRIEAFTLEAYGTPVEGYRIVPVGSATPGSCVTVVGDRSAAWARLAQAPCAPDAAGQLFDFDRED, from the coding sequence ATGACGCCGGGGGAGCACGTTCCCGACCCACGGGAGGCACCGAGCCCCGCCGAGGACCCCGGAGAACCGCCCGCCTGGCCCGCCGCCCCCGAAGAACCGGCACCCGGCGAGGCCCGTCCGGGGCCCCGGTCCCGGATACGGCGCGGCCTGGTCTCGGCGATCGCGCTCGCGGGCCTCGTGCTCGCCGGCGCCACGGTCGTCGGCTTCCTGAAGGACGGCCGTGCCGGGCACCCGCCCCGTACCCCCACCGCACCCGCCGCCGGGGACGTCCGCATCCGGGTGGCCGGCACCGAGTACTGCCTCGGCGAGCGGCGCGGCACCCGCACCGGCCAGGTCCACCAGCTGCCGTGCGCCGCCGCGGGCCTCCCGCGCTACTCGCTGGCGGAGCTGGGCGGCGGCCGGTGGAGGATCGTTTCGGACCACCCCGACTCCGGCCCCGGCTGCTCCGGCATAGCCTCCGGCGGCCGGATACCCGGGGCCGCGTACGAGGACTCCGGGTGCGGCGACCCGACCCGGATCGAGGCCTTCACCCTGGAGGCGTACGGCACCCCCGTCGAGGGCTACCGGATCGTTCCGGTGGGCTCGGCGACCCCCGGCAGCTGCGTCACCGTCGTCGGCGACCGCTCGGCCGCCTGGGCCCGCCTCGCCCAGGCGCCCTGCGCCCCGGACGCGGCGGGCCAGCTCTTCGACTTCGACCGGGAGGACTGA
- a CDS encoding tyrosine-protein phosphatase, whose translation MRRHIDFDRVHNFRDLGGYRTADGGTVRWEALYRSDSLGKLADADLERFRALGVGTVIDLRYPWEIAEKGRLPETEGVSWHNLSIEHRFYHQESIDPALDPWRYLADRYAEVAEDGAEELRTALELIAAAEEPLVFHCHSGKDRTGLLAAVVLGLLDVPDEEILADFALTELATERLTDDWRAAHPGKEPRWPGFGRAPADVIRLFLADLRERYGSVYEYVTGHVGLDPAVVTALRARLVEIP comes from the coding sequence GTGAGACGACACATAGACTTCGACCGAGTCCACAACTTCCGTGACCTGGGCGGCTATCGGACCGCCGACGGCGGCACCGTGCGGTGGGAGGCCCTCTACCGCTCCGACTCCCTCGGCAAGCTCGCGGACGCCGACCTGGAGCGCTTCCGGGCACTGGGCGTGGGCACGGTGATCGACCTGCGCTACCCCTGGGAGATCGCCGAGAAGGGCCGACTGCCGGAGACCGAGGGGGTCTCCTGGCACAACCTCTCCATCGAGCACCGCTTCTACCACCAGGAGTCCATCGACCCCGCGCTCGACCCGTGGCGCTACCTCGCCGACCGGTACGCCGAGGTCGCCGAGGACGGGGCGGAGGAGCTCCGTACGGCCCTGGAGCTGATCGCCGCCGCCGAGGAACCGCTCGTCTTCCACTGCCACTCCGGGAAGGACCGTACGGGTCTGCTCGCGGCCGTCGTCCTCGGTCTCCTGGACGTCCCGGACGAGGAGATCCTCGCGGACTTCGCGCTCACCGAGCTGGCCACGGAGCGGCTGACCGACGACTGGCGGGCCGCACACCCCGGCAAGGAGCCGCGCTGGCCGGGCTTCGGCCGGGCGCCCGCCGACGTCATCCGGCTGTTCCTCGCGGACCTGCGCGAGCGGTACGGCTCGGTGTACGAGTACGTCACCGGCCACGTCGGGCTCGACCCGGCGGTGGTGACGGCGCTCAGGGCCCGGCTGGTGGAGATCCCCTAG
- a CDS encoding helix-turn-helix domain-containing protein — MHQPSPPFDAPAARRLREGLGMAPDHVAYGLRAQYGLFVAPETVVAWERGRAIPNEQELTALAGVLWCSPVDLIAAPASLREHRVARGLAVEDLARRVGMSASAYQRMEDEGGWRGNERQTAALAEALGLTPRTLITATGGDGPLAELLRSAATTRWQAYVKPIVKLVPLPKRIVESALQQLHTDYHAQMTAISSWGASGWSTGDEGRAYLDEITDHFWAEVGP; from the coding sequence GTGCACCAACCCTCCCCACCCTTCGACGCCCCGGCCGCGCGCCGTCTCCGCGAGGGACTCGGCATGGCCCCCGACCACGTCGCCTACGGCCTGCGGGCACAGTACGGCCTCTTCGTCGCCCCCGAGACCGTGGTCGCCTGGGAGCGCGGCCGGGCGATCCCGAACGAGCAGGAGCTCACCGCCCTCGCGGGCGTCCTGTGGTGCTCCCCCGTGGACCTGATCGCCGCCCCCGCCAGCCTCCGCGAGCACCGGGTCGCGCGCGGGCTCGCCGTCGAGGACCTCGCCCGGCGGGTGGGCATGTCGGCCTCCGCGTACCAGCGGATGGAGGACGAGGGCGGCTGGCGCGGCAACGAACGCCAGACGGCCGCCCTCGCCGAGGCGCTCGGCCTCACCCCGCGCACCCTGATCACCGCGACCGGCGGCGACGGGCCCCTCGCCGAGCTGCTGCGCAGCGCGGCCACCACCCGCTGGCAGGCGTACGTGAAGCCGATCGTGAAGTTGGTGCCGCTGCCCAAGCGGATCGTGGAGTCCGCGCTCCAGCAGCTCCACACGGACTACCACGCGCAGATGACCGCGATCAGCAGCTGGGGCGCCTCGGGGTGGTCGACCGGCGACGAGGGGCGCGCCTACCTGGACGAGATCACCGACCACTTCTGGGCGGAGGTGGGTCCCTGA
- a CDS encoding response regulator: protein MSTSPLRVLVVEDDPVAADAHALYAGRVEGFRVVGVAHSRAAAVRILDRTPVDLILLDLYLPDGHGLQLLRALRAAGHSADVIAVTSARDLAVVREGVSLGVVQYVLKPFAFATLRDRLVRYAEFRAAAGEASGQDEVDRALATLRAPHPATLPKGLSGPTLEAVTRTLRATPAGLTAAEAGAAVGISRITARRYLEHLVTGGRAVRAPQYGQIGRPELQYRWLDGPAGRH, encoded by the coding sequence GTGAGTACGAGTCCGCTCCGGGTCCTCGTCGTCGAGGACGATCCCGTCGCGGCCGACGCCCACGCGCTCTACGCGGGGCGCGTCGAGGGCTTCCGGGTCGTCGGGGTCGCGCACTCGCGGGCCGCCGCCGTACGGATCCTCGACCGGACGCCGGTCGACCTGATCCTGCTCGACCTCTACCTGCCCGACGGGCACGGCCTCCAGCTCCTTCGCGCCCTGCGGGCCGCCGGGCACTCCGCCGACGTCATAGCCGTGACCTCCGCCCGCGATCTGGCGGTCGTCCGCGAGGGCGTGTCCCTCGGCGTCGTCCAGTACGTCCTGAAGCCCTTCGCGTTCGCCACGCTCCGGGACCGGCTCGTCCGGTACGCCGAGTTCCGGGCGGCCGCCGGGGAGGCCTCCGGGCAGGACGAGGTGGACCGGGCGCTCGCCACGCTCCGGGCCCCGCACCCCGCCACGCTCCCCAAGGGGCTGAGCGGCCCGACGTTGGAAGCGGTCACCCGTACCCTCCGCGCCACCCCGGCGGGGCTCACGGCCGCCGAGGCCGGGGCGGCCGTCGGGATCTCCCGGATCACCGCGCGCCGCTATCTGGAGCACCTGGTCACCGGGGGCCGGGCCGTGCGCGCCCCGCAGTACGGGCAGATCGGGCGGCCCGAGCTCCAGTACCGCTGGCTCGACGGTCCGGCGGGCCGACACTGA
- a CDS encoding sensor histidine kinase, producing MRLRLPRPRSLAGQLFAMQVVLVAVVVAGCSVFAYLTDRAQAEETARRQATATAAAVADSPSVLAAARSADPTAALQPYAESLRRHAGVAFVVVMAPDGTRWTHPDPAQIGRTYLGHIEEARRGRLYSETHLGVLGPSVRTVAPVLDHGRVVALVSAGITIDKISEQVREQVTALLCMAGAALVLGGAGTYVVNARLRRHTHGMNATELSRMHDYHEAALHAVREGLVMLDGRRRIALINDGARELLGLDEGVVGRPAAELGLPASLTGALLSSEPRVDETHLTADRVLVVSTRPVVGGERRGTVVTLRDRTELQALSGELDSERGFTEALRSQAHEAANRLHTVVSLIELGRVAEAVEFATAELELAQALTDRVVDAVGEPVLAALLLGKAAQANERGVELLLTEDSRIDDGRVPAALPSRDLVTILGNLIDNAVEAAGGTPHARVTVTVAARAGDGELLLRVGDSGPGVRPADREAVLGRGWSTRGPGRGLGLALVGQAVSRASGTLELADAEEGGAQFTVRLPLPREGRAGEEEEVIA from the coding sequence ATGCGCCTCCGCCTCCCCCGCCCCCGCAGCCTGGCCGGCCAGCTCTTCGCGATGCAGGTCGTGCTGGTGGCCGTCGTCGTGGCGGGATGCTCGGTCTTCGCGTACCTCACGGACCGGGCGCAGGCCGAGGAGACCGCGCGGCGCCAGGCGACGGCGACCGCCGCCGCCGTCGCCGACTCCCCGTCCGTGCTCGCCGCCGCCCGCTCCGCCGACCCGACGGCCGCCCTCCAGCCGTACGCGGAGTCGCTGCGCCGGCACGCGGGCGTCGCCTTCGTGGTGGTCATGGCCCCGGACGGCACCCGCTGGACGCATCCGGATCCGGCGCAGATCGGCCGCACGTACCTCGGTCACATCGAGGAGGCGCGCCGGGGCCGGCTCTACTCCGAGACGCACCTGGGCGTCCTCGGCCCCTCCGTGCGGACCGTGGCGCCCGTCCTCGACCACGGCCGGGTCGTCGCCCTGGTCAGCGCGGGCATCACGATCGACAAGATCAGCGAGCAGGTACGGGAGCAGGTGACCGCCCTGCTCTGCATGGCGGGCGCGGCGCTCGTGCTCGGCGGGGCGGGGACGTACGTGGTGAACGCGCGCCTGCGCCGCCACACGCACGGCATGAACGCGACCGAGCTGAGCCGGATGCACGACTATCACGAGGCCGCCCTGCACGCGGTCCGCGAAGGGCTCGTGATGCTGGACGGCCGGCGGCGGATCGCCCTCATCAACGACGGCGCGCGGGAGCTGCTCGGCCTGGACGAGGGGGTCGTCGGCCGCCCGGCCGCCGAGCTCGGCCTGCCGGCGTCCCTGACGGGGGCGCTGCTCTCCTCGGAGCCGCGCGTCGACGAGACGCACCTGACGGCCGACCGGGTCCTCGTGGTCAGCACCCGCCCGGTGGTGGGCGGGGAGCGGCGCGGCACCGTCGTCACCCTCAGGGACCGCACCGAGCTGCAGGCGCTCTCCGGCGAGCTGGACTCCGAGCGGGGCTTCACGGAGGCGCTCCGCTCGCAGGCCCACGAGGCGGCGAACCGGCTGCACACGGTCGTGTCGCTGATCGAACTGGGCCGGGTGGCGGAGGCCGTGGAGTTCGCGACGGCGGAGCTCGAGCTCGCCCAGGCGCTGACCGACCGGGTCGTCGACGCCGTCGGCGAACCGGTCCTCGCGGCGCTGCTGCTCGGCAAGGCGGCGCAGGCCAACGAGCGGGGCGTGGAGCTGCTCCTCACCGAGGACAGCCGCATCGACGACGGCCGGGTGCCGGCGGCGCTGCCCTCCCGGGACCTGGTGACGATCCTCGGCAACCTCATCGACAACGCGGTGGAGGCGGCCGGCGGGACCCCGCACGCGCGCGTGACCGTCACGGTCGCGGCCCGCGCGGGCGACGGCGAGCTGCTGCTCCGGGTCGGCGACAGCGGCCCCGGCGTCCGCCCCGCCGACCGGGAGGCGGTCCTCGGGCGCGGCTGGTCCACCCGGGGCCCCGGCCGCGGCCTCGGTCTCGCCCTGGTGGGCCAGGCGGTCTCCCGCGCGTCGGGCACGCTGGAACTGGCGGACGCGGAGGAGGGCGGCGCGCAGTTCACCGTACGGCTGCCGCTGCCGCGAGAGGGCCGGGCCGGCGAGGAAGAAGAGGTGATCGCGTGA
- a CDS encoding cation:dicarboxylate symporter family transporter, which produces MAARRDRTHYLYLAVIGAVLLGIAVGFLAPGVAVELKPIGTGFVNLIKMMISPIIFCTIVLGVGSVRKAAKVGAVGGLALGYFLVMSTVALAIGLLVGNLLEPGSGLHLTKELAEAGAKQAEGASESTSDFLLGIIPTTLVSAFTGGEVLQTLLVALLAGFALQAMGAAGEPVLRGIGHIQKLVFRILGMIMWAAPVGAFGAIAAVVGATGAAALKSLAVIMIGFYLTCGLFVFLVLGTLLRLIAGINIWSLLKYLGREFLLILSTSSSESALPRLIAKMEHLGVSKPVVGITVPTGYSFNLDGTAIYLTMASLFTAEAMGNPLSIGEQISLLVFMIIASKGAAGVTGAGLATLAGGLQSHRPELVDGVGLIVGIDRFMSEARALTNFAGNAVATVLVGTWTKEIDKERAAEVLAGRIPFDETTLVDDHGPAPVPDQRAEGEEKARAGV; this is translated from the coding sequence GTGGCCGCACGCCGGGACCGCACCCACTATCTGTATCTGGCCGTCATCGGCGCCGTACTGCTCGGCATCGCGGTCGGATTCCTGGCGCCGGGCGTCGCCGTCGAGCTCAAGCCGATCGGCACCGGCTTCGTCAACCTGATCAAGATGATGATCTCGCCGATCATCTTCTGCACGATCGTGCTCGGCGTCGGCTCGGTCCGCAAGGCCGCGAAGGTCGGCGCCGTCGGCGGTCTCGCCCTCGGCTACTTCCTCGTGATGTCGACCGTCGCACTCGCGATCGGTCTGCTCGTCGGCAACCTCCTGGAGCCCGGCTCCGGACTCCACCTCACCAAGGAGCTCGCCGAGGCCGGCGCGAAGCAGGCCGAGGGCGCGAGCGAGTCGACCTCGGACTTCCTGCTCGGGATCATCCCGACCACCCTCGTCTCGGCCTTCACCGGGGGCGAGGTCCTGCAGACCCTCCTCGTCGCGCTTCTCGCGGGCTTCGCGCTCCAGGCGATGGGTGCGGCCGGTGAACCGGTTCTGCGCGGGATCGGACACATCCAGAAGCTCGTCTTCCGCATCCTCGGCATGATCATGTGGGCGGCGCCGGTCGGCGCGTTCGGCGCGATCGCGGCGGTCGTCGGCGCGACGGGCGCCGCGGCGCTGAAGTCGCTGGCCGTCATCATGATCGGCTTTTACCTGACGTGCGGGCTCTTCGTCTTCCTCGTCCTCGGCACGCTGCTCCGCCTGATCGCCGGGATCAACATCTGGTCGCTCCTGAAGTACCTGGGCCGCGAGTTCCTGCTGATCCTCTCGACGTCCTCCTCCGAGTCCGCGCTGCCGCGGCTCATCGCGAAGATGGAGCACCTGGGCGTCAGCAAGCCGGTCGTCGGCATCACCGTGCCGACCGGCTACTCCTTCAACCTCGACGGCACCGCGATCTACCTGACGATGGCCTCGCTCTTCACCGCCGAGGCGATGGGGAACCCGCTGTCGATCGGCGAGCAGATCTCCCTCCTCGTCTTCATGATCATCGCCTCGAAGGGCGCGGCGGGCGTGACCGGCGCCGGACTCGCGACGCTCGCGGGCGGCCTCCAGTCGCACCGGCCGGAGCTGGTCGACGGCGTCGGCCTGATCGTCGGCATCGACCGCTTCATGAGCGAGGCGCGCGCCCTGACGAACTTCGCCGGCAACGCGGTGGCGACGGTGCTCGTCGGCACGTGGACGAAGGAGATCGACAAGGAGCGGGCGGCGGAGGTCCTGGCGGGGCGGATCCCCTTCGACGAGACGACGCTCGTGGACGACCACGGGCCGGCGCCGGTGCCGGACCAGCGCGCGGAGGGCGAAGAGAAGGCCCGCGCGGGCGTCTGA